One genomic region from Cellulomonas fengjieae encodes:
- a CDS encoding aromatic ring-opening dioxygenase LigA, translated as MATTTGSSKSVRVIGLLTIIFGIIFIIAGGVTWGAVSSNLAAEEITVSDDAQAFGGELVDTPWEAWFQADIINTHALESTDGQTYAQLEQGDERRNTVMTASFLRASLFTSVVAFGVALLVVGIGVVFVLIGVALRKAAANLDQVGSARTLSADPAV; from the coding sequence ATGGCGACGACAACAGGAAGTTCCAAGTCGGTCCGCGTGATCGGCCTGCTGACGATCATCTTCGGGATCATCTTCATCATCGCGGGCGGCGTCACCTGGGGAGCGGTGTCGAGCAACCTCGCGGCTGAGGAGATCACGGTCTCCGACGACGCCCAGGCGTTCGGGGGCGAGCTGGTCGACACCCCGTGGGAGGCCTGGTTCCAGGCCGACATCATCAACACCCACGCGCTCGAGAGCACCGACGGCCAGACCTACGCGCAGCTGGAGCAGGGCGACGAGCGGCGCAACACGGTGATGACCGCGTCGTTCCTGCGGGCCTCCCTCTTCACCTCCGTCGTGGCCTTCGGCGTCGCGCTCCTGGTGGTCGGGATCGGCGTCGTGTTCGTCCTGATCGGCGTCGCGCTGCGCAAGGCTGCCGCGAACCTCGACCAGGTGGGCAGCGCGCGCACCCTGAGCGCCGACCCCGCCGTCTAG
- a CDS encoding ABC transporter ATP-binding protein, producing the protein MRSLPLDDPGTPPLSGPVALLWWLARRQWGILLTAVGLGIVQFASQAFTPYVVGRAIDDGLTEGFGPDLWAACATLLGLGSVIIVASVLGHRYDIANWLRAAFTSSQLVGRTVARSGHTITKELPTGEVVSAVANDALRIGEVFALAAHFLGSLAAYGIVAVLMLRVSVPLGLVVLLGLPAVAAILGLLVRPLSRRQSAQREASGRLTTLGADTVSGLRILRGIGGESVFTGRYRAQSQETRHRGVEVARTQSVLDALQVLLPGAFVVTLLWLGAHMALAGTITPGQLASTYGFAAFLAWPVQNATQMLQAATRAHIGASKVIKVLRVVPATGATQGTTPAPEPHVPLVDEVSGLRLEPGRVVALVSADPDESARIATRLGRFDDDAERATPVRLGGVLLADLDKDVVRERIVVAEATPQLFSGPLVRELDVRGGASRDDLLRVIATADAQDVLDSVPDGLDGELPEKGRSLSGGQRQRVALARALLVDPEILVLVEPTSAVDAHTEARIAARLADARRGRATLIVTASPLVLDHVDEVAFVQDGVVRARGTHDALLTDGSGDLEVARAYRAVVGRQMDEEPVEDRDADDRDAGATVDDEQLYKELMVEQQGGQS; encoded by the coding sequence GTGCGTTCACTCCCCCTCGACGATCCCGGTACCCCGCCTCTGAGCGGGCCTGTCGCGCTGCTGTGGTGGCTCGCGCGGCGCCAGTGGGGCATCCTGCTCACCGCGGTCGGGCTGGGCATCGTGCAGTTCGCGAGCCAGGCGTTCACCCCGTACGTCGTGGGCCGCGCGATCGACGACGGGCTCACCGAGGGGTTCGGGCCGGACCTCTGGGCCGCGTGCGCCACGCTGCTGGGCCTCGGCTCGGTGATCATCGTGGCGTCGGTCCTCGGGCACCGCTACGACATCGCCAACTGGCTGCGCGCCGCCTTCACCTCCTCGCAGCTCGTCGGCCGGACCGTCGCCAGGTCCGGGCACACGATCACCAAGGAGCTGCCGACGGGCGAGGTCGTCTCCGCGGTCGCCAACGACGCCCTGCGCATCGGTGAGGTCTTCGCGCTCGCGGCCCACTTCCTCGGCAGCCTGGCCGCGTACGGCATCGTCGCGGTCCTCATGCTCCGCGTGTCGGTGCCCCTCGGTCTCGTGGTGCTGCTCGGCCTGCCGGCCGTCGCCGCGATCCTCGGGCTCCTGGTCCGGCCGCTGTCGCGGCGGCAGTCCGCGCAGCGCGAGGCGTCGGGCCGACTGACCACCCTCGGCGCCGACACGGTCTCCGGCTTGCGGATCCTGCGGGGCATCGGCGGCGAGAGCGTCTTCACCGGCCGGTACCGCGCGCAGTCGCAGGAGACCCGGCACCGCGGGGTCGAGGTGGCCCGCACCCAGTCCGTGCTCGACGCGCTGCAGGTGCTGCTCCCGGGCGCCTTCGTCGTCACGCTCCTGTGGCTCGGCGCGCACATGGCGCTCGCGGGCACGATCACGCCCGGCCAGCTCGCGTCCACGTACGGGTTCGCCGCCTTCCTGGCGTGGCCGGTGCAGAACGCGACGCAGATGCTGCAGGCGGCCACCCGCGCGCACATCGGCGCGTCCAAGGTGATCAAGGTGCTGCGGGTCGTCCCCGCCACGGGAGCGACGCAGGGGACCACCCCGGCACCCGAGCCGCACGTGCCCCTGGTCGACGAGGTCAGCGGTCTGCGGCTCGAGCCGGGCCGTGTCGTCGCGCTGGTCAGCGCGGACCCCGACGAGTCCGCGCGGATCGCCACCCGGCTCGGGCGGTTCGACGACGACGCCGAGCGGGCCACGCCGGTCCGCCTGGGCGGCGTGCTGCTGGCCGACCTCGACAAGGACGTGGTGCGGGAGCGCATCGTCGTCGCCGAGGCGACCCCCCAGCTGTTCTCGGGCCCGCTGGTGCGCGAGCTGGACGTGCGCGGCGGCGCGAGCCGGGACGACCTGCTGCGCGTGATCGCGACCGCCGACGCGCAGGACGTGCTCGACTCGGTGCCCGACGGCCTGGACGGCGAGCTGCCCGAGAAGGGCCGGTCGCTGTCGGGCGGTCAGCGCCAGCGTGTCGCGCTCGCGCGCGCCCTGCTCGTCGATCCGGAGATCCTGGTGCTGGTGGAGCCGACGAGCGCGGTCGACGCCCACACCGAGGCCCGGATCGCGGCCCGGCTGGCGGACGCGCGCCGGGGCCGCGCGACCCTGATCGTCACGGCCAGCCCGCTGGTGCTCGACCACGTCGACGAGGTCGCGTTCGTCCAGGACGGCGTGGTGCGCGCCCGCGGGACGCACGACGCGCTGCTCACGGACGGGTCCGGTGACCTCGAGGTGGCCCGCGCCTACCGCGCGGTGGTCGGCCGGCAGATGGACGAGGAGCCGGTCGAGGACCGCGACGCCGACGACCGCGACGCCGGGGCGACGGTCGACGACGAGCAGCTGTACAAGGAACTGATGGTCGAGCAGCAGGGTGGACAGTCATGA
- a CDS encoding glycosyltransferase family 4 protein yields MLIVHVSDCYAPRTGGIESQVGDLAARQAAAEHDVHVLTATLGDAGERGGVVDVQDGVHVHRLGARIPFDLPVNPAGPRLMRAAFADLRPDVVHVHAGVLSPFAYDGARTALAAGLPTAITWHCMLDGAVAALRSVVSRSSWQRTPAALSAVSHAAAGRVRQVFDTEVRVLPNGIDLDLWAPRSPSEGPGRPGERGPLRLVSTMRLAPRKRAVPLVELVGDAARRLPPDRLRLSVIGSGPAQGRVASAVAGQGLQHVVELRGRLTRAQVRAAYADADVFLAPAELEAFGIAALEARTAGLAVVARRGTGIEEFVEDGIDGLLVSDDAEMAEAVVHLARDGRLLDGMLTHNRTVRPRFGWDDVLVAADAEYARARVLSRV; encoded by the coding sequence GTGCTGATCGTCCACGTCTCCGACTGCTACGCCCCACGGACCGGCGGGATCGAGTCGCAGGTGGGGGACCTGGCCGCGCGGCAGGCCGCCGCCGAGCACGACGTGCACGTGCTGACGGCGACCCTGGGTGACGCGGGGGAGCGCGGCGGGGTGGTGGACGTGCAGGACGGCGTGCACGTGCACCGGCTCGGCGCCCGGATCCCGTTCGACCTGCCGGTCAACCCGGCCGGGCCCCGCCTCATGCGCGCCGCGTTCGCGGACCTGCGACCCGACGTCGTGCATGTGCACGCCGGCGTGCTGTCCCCGTTCGCGTACGACGGCGCGCGGACGGCACTCGCCGCGGGCCTGCCCACCGCGATCACGTGGCACTGCATGCTCGACGGCGCCGTGGCCGCCCTGCGCAGCGTGGTGAGCCGCAGCAGCTGGCAGCGGACACCCGCTGCCCTCAGCGCGGTCAGCCACGCCGCGGCGGGCCGCGTGCGGCAGGTGTTCGACACCGAGGTCCGCGTCCTGCCCAACGGCATCGACCTCGACCTCTGGGCGCCCCGGAGCCCGTCCGAGGGCCCCGGCCGCCCCGGTGAGCGCGGCCCGTTGCGCCTGGTGTCGACCATGCGACTGGCGCCGCGCAAGCGGGCCGTCCCGCTGGTCGAGCTGGTCGGCGACGCCGCGCGGCGTCTGCCGCCCGACCGGCTCCGGCTGTCGGTCATCGGCTCCGGTCCCGCACAGGGCAGGGTCGCGTCCGCCGTCGCCGGACAGGGTCTGCAGCACGTCGTGGAGCTGCGCGGCCGGCTGACGCGTGCCCAGGTGCGGGCGGCCTACGCGGACGCGGACGTGTTCCTCGCACCGGCCGAGCTCGAGGCGTTCGGCATCGCTGCCCTGGAGGCCCGCACGGCCGGCCTGGCCGTCGTCGCCCGCCGGGGCACCGGGATCGAGGAGTTCGTCGAGGACGGGATCGACGGGCTGCTCGTGTCGGACGACGCCGAGATGGCCGAGGCGGTCGTCCACCTCGCCCGCGACGGTCGCCTGCTCGACGGGATGCTGACGCACAACCGCACCGTGCGGCCCCGGTTCGGGTGGGACGACGTGCTGGTCGCGGCGGACGCCGAGTACGCCCGGGCCCGGGTGCTCAGCCGCGTCTGA
- a CDS encoding SURF1 family protein: protein MTEQSPAAVAHERAAGSGTADDAPPPVWEQAERRPPTTLLRAAVRPRMLLLLVVLLTAAALCARLGAWQLDRAQVHGAATAERHAAELAAAPAVPIDDVLEPQTTFVGDLVGRKVAVSGSYDATGQLLVTGRAHDGTTGLLVLTPLRTPDGAVLPVVRGWVATPADADAPPAGSVDVTGYLQASEQAGAGVRDGQTDAISSAELLNSWGGPIYTGYLVLSTPEPAPGGPALLDPPTKPGTGLNIQNLAYAAQWWIFGGFAVLLWLRMVRDEARGAGPEPEVAAEEQPAA, encoded by the coding sequence GGGAGCAGGCCGAGCGCAGGCCGCCCACCACGCTCCTGCGGGCGGCCGTCCGGCCGCGCATGCTGCTCCTGCTCGTCGTCCTGCTGACCGCAGCGGCCCTGTGCGCGCGTCTCGGAGCGTGGCAGCTGGACCGTGCGCAGGTGCACGGTGCCGCGACCGCGGAGCGCCACGCCGCGGAGCTCGCCGCCGCGCCCGCCGTGCCGATCGACGACGTGCTGGAACCGCAGACGACCTTCGTCGGCGACCTCGTCGGCCGCAAGGTCGCGGTCTCGGGCAGCTACGACGCCACCGGGCAGCTGCTGGTGACCGGTCGCGCGCACGACGGCACGACCGGCCTGCTCGTGCTCACGCCGCTGCGGACCCCTGACGGGGCGGTGCTCCCGGTCGTGCGGGGCTGGGTGGCCACACCGGCCGACGCGGACGCGCCGCCGGCCGGGTCGGTCGACGTCACCGGGTACCTGCAGGCGTCCGAGCAGGCGGGTGCGGGTGTGCGGGACGGGCAGACCGACGCCATCAGCTCCGCCGAGCTGCTCAACTCCTGGGGCGGCCCCATCTACACGGGCTACCTGGTGCTCTCGACACCGGAGCCGGCGCCGGGAGGGCCGGCGCTGCTCGACCCGCCGACCAAGCCCGGGACGGGGCTGAACATCCAGAACCTCGCCTACGCCGCGCAGTGGTGGATCTTCGGCGGATTCGCGGTGCTGCTGTGGCTGCGGATGGTCCGCGACGAGGCGCGCGGCGCGGGACCCGAGCCGGAGGTCGCCGCGGAGGAGCAGCCGGCGGCCTGA
- a CDS encoding ABC transporter ATP-binding protein, with product MKLPIADSATVRAYTGTLLRKHRRPLTVIAVLHTLAAGAGLAGPWLLGMLIDAVTGGTTAGYINTLIAVGAVAVLAQTVLIRFAQRSSMVFGEEVFAELREEFIEKVTALPLSVVERAGTGDLVARTTNDVNKLQHAVRFGVPRVIVAVVSILLTVVACVVLSPLVSLAMFIGVPTLILVVRWYLKRATPAYQRESAAYAVLNGSITESVEGARTVDALRLGPRRQDRVDDDLREAFAAEKATLRLRSILFPGIDATFVLAPAAVLLWGGYLASQGQVTVGAVATIVMFTYQITGPVWDLIFWIDEIQVAATSLARIVGVQLVEPDREAREGTPVDEDIAARDLTYAYREGHNVLHGIDLDLAAGERLAVVGPSGAGKSTLGRMLAGIHPPTAGTVAVGGVPLVDLPLEELRRHVALVTQEHHVFVGSLADNLRLAQVDADAAALERALRAVDAWEWVQALPQGMETEVGSGGAELTPAQAQQIALARLVLLDPHTLVLDEATSLLDPRAARHLERSLSAVLAGRTVVAIAHRLHTAHDADRVAVVDAGRITEIGPHDELVAAGGDYAALWHSWQHE from the coding sequence ATGAAGCTCCCGATCGCCGACTCGGCGACGGTCCGGGCCTACACCGGGACCCTCCTGCGCAAGCACCGTCGCCCGCTGACCGTCATCGCCGTGCTGCACACGCTCGCGGCGGGCGCCGGCCTGGCCGGTCCGTGGCTGCTCGGCATGCTCATCGACGCGGTCACCGGCGGCACGACCGCCGGGTACATCAACACGCTCATCGCCGTCGGCGCGGTCGCGGTGCTGGCGCAGACGGTCCTCATCCGCTTCGCGCAGCGCTCGTCGATGGTGTTCGGCGAGGAGGTCTTCGCCGAGCTGCGCGAGGAGTTCATCGAGAAGGTCACGGCCCTGCCGCTGTCCGTCGTGGAGCGGGCCGGCACGGGCGACCTGGTCGCGCGCACGACCAACGACGTGAACAAACTGCAGCACGCCGTCCGGTTCGGCGTGCCCCGGGTGATCGTCGCGGTCGTCAGCATCCTGCTCACGGTCGTCGCGTGCGTCGTGCTGTCGCCGCTGGTCTCGCTCGCCATGTTCATCGGCGTCCCCACCCTGATCCTGGTCGTGCGGTGGTACCTCAAGCGCGCGACGCCGGCGTACCAGCGGGAGTCGGCCGCCTACGCGGTGCTCAACGGGTCCATCACGGAGTCCGTCGAGGGCGCCCGCACCGTCGACGCGCTCCGGCTCGGCCCGCGCCGCCAGGATCGCGTGGACGACGACCTGCGCGAGGCGTTCGCGGCCGAGAAGGCCACGCTGCGCCTGCGCTCGATCCTGTTCCCGGGGATCGACGCCACGTTCGTCCTGGCCCCTGCCGCCGTCCTCCTGTGGGGCGGCTACCTGGCCTCGCAGGGCCAGGTCACCGTCGGCGCCGTGGCCACGATCGTCATGTTCACCTACCAGATCACCGGCCCGGTCTGGGACCTCATCTTCTGGATCGACGAGATCCAGGTGGCCGCCACGTCGCTCGCCCGCATCGTCGGCGTGCAGCTGGTGGAGCCCGACCGTGAGGCGCGCGAGGGCACACCGGTCGACGAGGACATCGCCGCCCGGGACCTCACCTACGCGTACCGCGAGGGTCACAACGTGCTGCACGGGATCGACCTCGATCTCGCCGCCGGCGAGCGGCTGGCGGTGGTCGGTCCGTCGGGCGCGGGCAAGTCGACCCTCGGCCGGATGCTCGCGGGGATCCACCCGCCCACCGCCGGGACGGTCGCGGTCGGCGGCGTGCCGCTGGTCGACCTGCCGCTGGAGGAGCTGCGCCGGCACGTCGCCCTGGTCACCCAGGAGCACCACGTGTTCGTGGGCTCGCTCGCCGACAACCTGCGGCTGGCCCAGGTGGACGCCGACGCGGCCGCGCTCGAGCGCGCGTTGCGGGCCGTCGACGCGTGGGAGTGGGTGCAGGCGCTGCCCCAGGGCATGGAGACCGAGGTCGGGTCGGGCGGTGCCGAGCTCACCCCGGCGCAGGCGCAGCAGATCGCGCTCGCCCGGCTCGTCCTGCTCGACCCGCACACGCTCGTGCTCGACGAGGCCACGTCCTTGCTCGACCCGCGGGCGGCCCGGCACCTGGAGCGGTCGCTGTCCGCCGTCCTGGCGGGCCGGACGGTCGTCGCCATCGCCCACCGCCTGCACACCGCGCACGACGCGGACCGGGTGGCCGTGGTGGACGCCGGCCGGATCACGGAGATCGGCCCGCACGACGAGCTGGTGGCAGCCGGTGGCGACTACGCCGCGCTGTGGCACTCCTGGCAGCACGAGTGA
- the arfB gene encoding alternative ribosome rescue aminoacyl-tRNA hydrolase ArfB, whose product MTDALVLRGGVVVPDDALAWRFSRSGGPGGQSVNTTDSKVELSVDLSRVTWTSDTQQDRVLSRLAGRLRGGVLTVSASEYRSQLRNREAALTRVRALLDDALAPPGPVRRATRPSRGSQVRRVQGEQKRRAVKQLRRRPPPA is encoded by the coding sequence ATGACCGACGCCCTGGTGCTGCGCGGAGGTGTCGTCGTCCCCGACGACGCCCTCGCGTGGCGCTTCTCCCGGTCCGGCGGCCCCGGCGGCCAGTCCGTGAACACCACCGACTCCAAGGTGGAGCTCTCGGTGGACCTGAGCCGGGTGACCTGGACCAGCGACACCCAGCAGGACCGGGTGCTGTCCCGGCTCGCAGGCCGGCTGCGCGGCGGGGTGCTGACCGTGAGCGCGTCGGAGTACCGCTCGCAGCTGCGCAACCGCGAGGCCGCGCTCACGCGCGTCCGCGCGCTGCTCGACGACGCCCTCGCTCCCCCGGGTCCGGTCCGCCGCGCCACGCGACCGAGCCGGGGCTCGCAGGTGCGCCGAGTGCAGGGCGAGCAGAAGCGCCGCGCGGTCAAGCAGCTGCGCCGCCGCCCACCGCCGGCCTGA
- a CDS encoding DUF3817 domain-containing protein: MSETVTGVDPWVRKAEGATARYRVAAWVTGAMLLLLCAEMILKYVLQVPGFNVDGDPRSEAARIIAMVHGWVYVVYLVTVFDLWSKMRWRLGRLVTMAAAGVVPVMSFILERKVHAQATARIAAARAARG, translated from the coding sequence GTGAGCGAGACGGTGACCGGTGTGGACCCCTGGGTCCGCAAGGCCGAGGGGGCGACGGCCCGCTACCGCGTGGCGGCGTGGGTGACGGGCGCGATGCTGCTGCTCCTGTGCGCCGAGATGATCCTCAAGTACGTCCTGCAGGTGCCGGGGTTCAACGTCGACGGCGACCCGCGGTCCGAGGCCGCCCGCATCATCGCGATGGTGCACGGCTGGGTCTACGTCGTCTACCTGGTCACCGTGTTCGACCTGTGGTCGAAGATGCGCTGGCGGCTCGGCCGGCTGGTCACGATGGCGGCGGCCGGTGTCGTGCCGGTCATGTCGTTCATCCTGGAGCGCAAGGTGCACGCCCAGGCCACCGCGCGGATCGCGGCCGCCCGGGCAGCCCGCGGCTGA
- the guaA gene encoding glutamine-hydrolyzing GMP synthase: MTQTPDPAATTTHRPVLVVDFGAQYAQLIARRVREANVYSEIVPHTASVADLLAKDPAAIILSGGPSSVYATGAPFVDPELFEAGVPVLGICYGFQAMAAALGGTVAQTGQREYGGTAVEVTSTGTVLSGSPQSQTVWMSHGDAVHAAPEGFEVLATSSGSPVAAFEDRERHLYGVQWHPEVKHSPLGQKALENFLYEGAGLVPDWNPGNVVAEQVAKIRAQVGSARVICGLSGGVDSSVAAALVQKAVGSQLTCVFVDHGLLRSGEAEQVEKDFVAATGVQLKVVDARARFLAALAGHTDPETKRKIIGREFIRVFEDAARDIVEHSDDEVRFLVQGTLYPDVVESGGGEGAANIKSHHNVGGLPDDLQFELVEPLRTLFKDEVRAVGLELGVPEGIVWRQPFPGPGLGIRIIGEVTAERLDILRAADAIAREELTRAGLDRDIWQCPVVLLADVRSVGVQGDGRTYGHPVVLRPVSSEDAMTADWTRLPYDVLSIISTRITNEVPEVNRVVLDVTSKPPGTIEWE; this comes from the coding sequence GTGACGCAGACCCCGGACCCGGCCGCGACCACCACCCACCGCCCCGTGCTCGTCGTGGACTTCGGCGCGCAGTACGCGCAGCTGATCGCCCGGCGCGTCCGCGAGGCCAACGTGTACTCCGAGATCGTGCCGCACACGGCCTCCGTCGCCGACCTGCTGGCCAAGGACCCGGCCGCGATCATCCTGTCCGGCGGGCCGTCCTCGGTGTACGCGACCGGTGCCCCGTTCGTCGACCCGGAGCTGTTCGAGGCCGGGGTCCCGGTGCTCGGCATCTGCTACGGGTTCCAGGCGATGGCGGCCGCGCTCGGGGGCACCGTCGCGCAGACGGGCCAGCGCGAGTACGGCGGCACGGCCGTGGAGGTGACCTCCACGGGGACCGTGCTGTCCGGCAGCCCGCAGTCGCAGACCGTCTGGATGAGCCACGGTGACGCGGTGCACGCCGCCCCCGAGGGCTTCGAGGTGCTGGCGACGTCGTCGGGCAGCCCGGTCGCCGCGTTCGAGGACCGCGAGCGCCACCTCTACGGCGTGCAGTGGCACCCGGAGGTCAAGCACTCGCCACTCGGCCAGAAGGCCCTGGAGAACTTCCTCTACGAGGGGGCCGGGCTCGTCCCCGACTGGAACCCCGGCAACGTCGTCGCAGAGCAGGTGGCCAAGATCCGAGCGCAGGTCGGCTCCGCCCGGGTGATCTGCGGCCTCTCCGGAGGGGTGGACTCGTCCGTCGCGGCCGCACTGGTGCAGAAGGCCGTCGGCAGCCAGCTCACGTGCGTCTTCGTCGACCACGGCCTGCTGCGCTCGGGCGAGGCGGAGCAGGTCGAGAAGGACTTCGTGGCCGCCACCGGCGTGCAGCTGAAGGTCGTCGACGCCCGCGCGCGGTTCCTCGCGGCGCTCGCCGGGCACACCGACCCGGAGACCAAGCGCAAGATCATCGGCCGCGAGTTCATCCGCGTGTTCGAGGACGCCGCGCGCGACATCGTGGAGCACAGCGACGACGAGGTCCGCTTCCTCGTGCAGGGCACGCTGTACCCGGACGTCGTGGAGTCCGGCGGCGGCGAAGGTGCGGCCAACATCAAGTCGCACCACAACGTGGGTGGGCTGCCCGACGACCTGCAGTTCGAGCTGGTCGAGCCGCTTCGGACGCTGTTCAAGGACGAGGTCCGTGCGGTCGGCCTGGAGCTCGGCGTGCCCGAGGGCATCGTCTGGCGCCAGCCGTTCCCCGGCCCGGGGCTGGGCATCCGGATCATCGGTGAGGTGACCGCCGAGCGGCTCGACATCCTGCGCGCGGCCGACGCCATCGCTCGCGAGGAGCTCACCCGCGCAGGCCTGGACCGCGACATCTGGCAGTGCCCGGTGGTGCTGCTGGCCGATGTGCGGTCGGTCGGCGTGCAGGGCGACGGGCGCACCTATGGGCACCCCGTGGTGCTGCGCCCCGTGTCGTCGGAGGACGCGATGACCGCCGACTGGACCCGCCTGCCGTACGACGTGCTGTCGATCATCTCGACCCGGATCACCAACGAGGTGCCCGAGGTCAACCGCGTCGTGCTGGACGTGACGAGCAAGCCGCCGGGCACGATCGAGTGGGAGTGA